The DNA segment CAGGCTCCGATAAAACATTTCGCACCTATTTTTTTAAAAGACTGGCTAGGATTTATATACCATTAATCTTAATCATGGTGCTTGGATATTCAATTTCGTGTTTTCGTTCAGGCCAACTCGTCGATCCTGAACTCAAAGTTCTTATTCTCAACCTATTGATGTTTCAAGACATCGAAACCCTTAAGCCGAATACTATTATAAACCCTTATATGAATAACAGTCCTTTGTGGTCGTTGTCATACGAGTGGTGGTTCTATATGTTATTTTTTCCAATCAAAAACCTGTTGCATACAGAAAAATCACAAAACATATTTGTATTTTCCCTGGCAATTTTTGCATCAATTTTGTATACGGAACTACCCAATTTTATTACCAGACTATTAATGTATTTATCTATCTGGTGGACAGGGGTTCAGTTAGCCAACACCTATCTGAATGGCTCCGCAATAAATTTTAGTGCAATCCGCCTGCCTATTATATCGTTATCGATTATCTGCATGATTCTAGCCATTCAGATTTATTTGTTTTTAGCATCAGGAAAATCTGTAAGTATCGGGGTGCATCCATTCCTTGAACTCAGGCATGTTCTATTTGCAAGCACAGTAGTTGTTTTAGCAATTTGTTGGCACAAACTTCATTGGAAGTATTTTGATGCTCTATTTAAACCATTTGGTATTTTTGCTCCAGTTTCTTATGTCATTTATATAAGTCATTATTATTTTGTTACCGATGCCAATTACTTGAGTTTTTTCAATAACATTTATGTTGAGAAACTTGTTTATTTCAGTCTTTTATTATTGTTTTCATATGCGCTTGAACTTAGAATATACCCGCCACTTCAAAGAGCATTCCTGAGTAGAGCGCTTTACAAAAATCAATAATAGTGCGGTCGGGTTGTATGCCATGAAACCCCGTATCAATGCGTTAAGAATCGTGACTTCTTCGCTTCGACTCCGCTCAGCGAGCGGGCTGTCGTTAACGAACGGTCTGTAGTGAGCAAAGCCAACGGTTTATCCTGACGGCGTTGGCTGTAGATGGCTTTCAGTCGAGATCAACATGACATCAAGTACTCCAACTATGAATCCGATTGAAATTATTCAAGAAATTTATCGCGGCGCGGCTCAGTCCGTCGCGTATTTGAACAGCCTAGCCGAGGATTTGCAGTGCTGGTATCGGACCTATCCCGAGAATAACTATCTCCAGCCTTGCGTCATTGAGGGCAAGGCCTCCCTGATTTGCCAAAAGCAATTAAGCCGCTTGGCTCCCGAGGCTTACCAGGCATTAAATTCAATTTGCCAACGCTATGGAGTCTATCTAAAAGAAGATGCCAGGGATCAAATGAGTCATTTCGGCTTTGCCGACAATCGCCGCAAAATGGCGGTGGTGTTGACGTTTTGTCTAACCATGGCGTCGGGTGCCCAAGCCGCTACCGTTGGTAGTAGTGCGCTTTCAGCCGTCTCTGGGGGGGGGCTCAAACTCAATCGGTTTCCTTGGCGATTAAAAACCAAACTTTATCCGCTGTGACCCGTAAGATCGCCGGTCAAACCGGTATTCAGTTTAAATTTAATGTGGCGGTCGAGGATGATCTGATCAATCAAAAGTTGGTTGCGCAAGACTGGAACGGAGCGCTAACCCAGTTGTTGCAGGGGTACAATTTCACCACGATTCAAGAACACAATGCGATCAAGACCGTGCTTATCACCGGCTATAAAGGTGGCGTGAAACCGGTCGCAGATACTGGCCAAAGACACCCTGTCGATTCGGACAGGGTTGATCCGGGCGAGCTATTCGATAACAGAATTGTGGTGGATATCGATATCCCAATCGATCAACTGGCTGAACTGCCGGAAGGCGGGGAGATGATGGTTGATTTGCCGGTGGGTGCGTTCAATGTCAAGCAGGCCAGTATGTTGACCTCGGAAGATGGTTCGTTGAGTTGGGAGGGTACGCAGGAAGGCGACCAAACTGTTTATCAGTTGTATCTCGCTAAAACTCGGGATGGTGAAGTCGTTGGTAATGTGTATGGGCCGGATGGCTTATATAGCATCGAAACCGTCAACGGCCAGTTAGTCATGGTTGAGGTTGATCGAAGGCTTGACCAAATCAGCATGCGGTAGAGCCTATAACTTCCCGCACTCCAGGCACATGGTTCCCACGTTTTACGTGGGAATGCAGACTGAACCGCTCCGCGGTTCGCGACGCTGGAGCGTCCCCGAGCTGGTTCCCACGCAGAGCATGGGAACCATAAAAAGTCAGCGGCAGTTATGTGAGCGACGATATTCGCGACCGAGAGATCGTGCATTCTTTCGCGTCGAATGCATGCTTTCCGCATCTTTCCGTAATTCCATTAGTTGGTGATGCCGGCATTATCGTCAGAAATCATCCAAGCGGGGGATGTCGCGATGACCATGTAAGACACGCCAGACGTCGATATGATTTTCATGCTCAACATAGAACACCAAGTGAGGATAGTGTGTTAGTGGCCAAAACCGGAGACCGGGGAGGTTGAGTTCATGAGCGTAACGAGATGAACCTGTCGTAGGGTTGCGACTAATATGCATGTAGGCATCTTCCAGAGCATCAATGAAGCCTATTGCCGCTTGTCCGGCATTTTCAGTCAGGTAGTAATCGATAACGTTTTCAACATCCCGGTTGGCCAGTTCACGCGGGATGACAGGTTTGGAACTCACTTATCAGTTCGTTGCCGAATCCGGTCGCGCAGTGCAGCAAAATAACCCGCATCGACAGCTGTGGCTGGAGAGGATGCTGTGCCATCAAGCAGCAGGCCACGTAATTGCTGCCGATCTGCGTCCTTGCGGATCAGTTCGCGTACGTACTCACTGCTGGTACCGTAGCCTCTTTGAATGACTTGTTCATCCACGAAGGATTTAAGCGAATCAGGTAGGGAAATGTTCATTGTGCTCATGAGCCAAATTTTGGACTCTTTGGCAAAATTTGGCAAGAATCAACGTGATAAACCCCTTTTTATAGGGTGCAATAGGTACTATCCATATTGCACCGGGAGTGTTGCAAGGCTATCGGCCACAACTACGGTATTTGTTGCTGGATGAAGGGCGTTATAATGATGTCGAATTGGGCGAAAGCCAAAATTTGGTTTCGGCGTTGTTTCAACTGGAAAACAGTCGTTCAACCGAAGACATTCAAGCGGTACTGGAACGGCTGATCGACTGGCTGAAAGAACCGTCGCAAACCAGTTTGAGGCGGGCTTTTACGGTGTGGATGCGTAGGGTACTTTTGCCGGCCAAAAAAGCGCCCAAGGTAGAATTGCCTCCTTTAACCGATCTTCACGAGGTACATACAATGCTAGCGGAACGCGTCAAACAGTGGGCGGAAGAGTGGAAAGAACAGGGGCTTAGGGAAGGACGTCAGGAGGGACGTAAAGAAGGACGGCAGGAAGGTCTTCAGCAGGGAGAAGCCGAAACTTTGCTGAAGTTGTTCAAACTGAAGTTCGGCGAGGTGCCGGACTGGGCGGTACAAAAAATCCTTGAGGCCGATAAAGCACAATTGGATAGCTGGGTTGAGCTGATTCTGACAGCGGACTCGGTGGAAAGCTTGTTGGGTTAAGAATGTTTAGATAGAACTAAACACCTGTCGCTTCGTGATCTTTACGGGTACATGTGACAAACAGTCGCAGAAAGCAGTTGGTTTGGCCTGCGTATAATTTCGGCTCGTTTATTTGGACACGATAATTTTGGGTATTCCGCTGGTGCGGAATTTGTATGGACTTAACTTAGTTTTTATCAATGGACTCACTAAAAGACACTGCTTCAATCTCGCGCAATCCAATGGTTTTGATTTTATCGCTTTGGGGTTTAGCCCTTTTACTATTGGGAGTCGTATTTAACGAAAGCCTGATGGAAATGGGCGGCATCTGGATGGGCAGCGAAGAATATAGTCACGGCTTTTTTATTCCGGCAATCAGCGTGTACTTGATTTGGGTGCGGCGGCATGAACTCAACTTCATCGAGGATTTTAAATCGTCCGTTTTAGGCTTGGTAATTCTGCTGCTGGGCTTGTTGCTGTTTTTACTAGGCGGCTTGGCAACCATTCGCACCATCCAGCACTATGCCTTCATCGTGGCGGTGACGGGCATTTTTGCCGCCGCTTTTGGCCGGACAGGATTGAAGATAGCTTGGGTGCCGTTGTTATTCCTGATTTTCATGGTGCCTTTCCCTCAATTTATTTTGAATAACTTGTCTTCCAAGCTGCAGTTGATTTCGTCCTGGCTGGGGGTTGAGTTTATCCGAGCCTGCGACATCATGGTCTATCTGGAAGGCAATGTAATCGATTTGGGCGGTTATAAATTACAGGTGGTGGAAGCTTGTAGCGGGTTGCGCTACCTATTCCCGCTGGCTAGTTTGTCTTTTTTGTGTGCTTACTTGTTCAAAGGGCCGTTCTGGCAAAAAGTGTTGATCTTTTTGTCTTCGATTCCGTTGACTATATTTATGAACAGTTTCCGCATCGGTGTAATCGGCCTGTTAGTGAATAGCTGGGGCACCGAGATGGCGGAAGGCTTTTTGCATGATTTCGAAGGCTGGGCGGTGTTCTTGTTGTGTATGGTGCTGCTGTTTATCGAGATGTGGTTGTTTTCCCGCTTGAGCGGCAAGAAAACCGCGTTTTCGGAATTGGTGCAGTTGCCGGAGGAATGGTTTAGTGCTGCCGGACAATCTCAAATGGGCTTTCATTTGAATAAGTCGGTGTTTGCGGTGATTGGCTTGGTCGTGGTGCTAGGGCTTTCGGGACAATTTTTGCGTGGCGGCGAGGATATTATTCCTCAACGCAAAGCCTTCTTAAATTTCCCGTTGCAATTGGGCAACTGGAATGGCCGCCAGGATTATATCGACAAGAAATATTTGGATACGTTGAAGTTGACCGATTACATCGTGGTGAATTATCTGGCGCCCGGCGGCCAAAGTTCGGTGAATTTTTACACAGCTTACTATGAGTCTCAACGCAAGGGGGCATCCGTCCATTCGCCGCGCAGTTGTATTCCCGGCGATGGTTGGCAGATCACCAGTTTTGGCCAGCGCGATTTCCCTGAGCTGAAGATCCAAGGCACGCCGTTGCGGGTGAATCGGGCGGTGATCGAAAAAGGCGATTACAAGCAATTGGTATATTACTGGTTCCAACAACGCGGCCGTTCGATTACCAACGAATATCTGGTGAAATGGTATTTGTTTTACGACGCGATCACCATGCAAAGAACAGATGGATCTTTGATACGGTTGGTTACATCGCTGGATAAGGGCCAGGATATTGAGGTGGCCGATCAACGGTTGCAGTCGTTTATGAAGGATATGGTAACGGTGTTGCCGGACTATTTGCCGGGCAAGGATATTGTGCCGGTTGCGAATTAGGAAGCAACTAAAAATAGCTTCTAGGAATGTTATGCGGCAAAAATAAGTTCCCGATATTCGCATGTCCTGTAGGGGCGAATTTATTCGCCCTGGGCGATTAAAATCGCCCCTACAATGAAATTCAGGGAAATTATTTTCAACCAAATCCCAAGCTGCGAAACGCGTGTTGTTTAGGGCAGGGATTGCCGGAACCAGTGATCAAGGCTGGTATGATATTTTCATATTCCTGTGTACTAGATACCGGTAATCCCCGCCGGCATGAATGATATTGGGGTAGACGGAGGGTTCATTTATTCAGTATTGCCATGATCTGAAATCGCCTATTACTGGAAAATATATGAGCAGCGGCTGTGGTTAGCTCGTCGAGGCTTTGACCTTTCAGTTATTATGGATTATAAAAAAACCGAATAAAGTATCTGCTTTAACTGGATTATAAAAATGGAATTATTTTTAAGTTTTACCCTGTCAACTTTGATCAGCGTGTTGCTGATGCCGGTCTTAATCAGATCGGCTAAATATTTAGGTATGCTGGATGAACCCGATGAGCGCAAGGTGCATCAGCATGCGATCCCTCGTTGTGGAGGGTTGGGTATATCGATTGCCACTTTAGTTACTATTTCGGTTCTGGCGCCATTTGACGAGCCATTTAATAGTTTGCTGATCGGCGGCTCCATTATTGTGTTTTTCGGTTTATTGGATGACATATTTAATCTGAATTATAAATGGAAGTTTTTTGGCCAGTTTATTGCCGTTATATTCGTTTTATATAAAGGCATTTATTTAAGGTGCTTGCCTTTTGCCGGGCTGGATGACGCCTCTTTGTGGATAGCTTATCCGTTGAGCTTTATTTTCGTGGTGGGCGTCACTAACGCGGTTAATTTGTCGGACGGACTGGATGGGTTAGCGGCCGGTATTATGTTAATGACCCTGGCCGCCATTGCTTTTTTTGCCGAACATGTGGGCGGGAAGGATTTGGCGCTGATTGCGCTGGCATTGATCGGCGGCATATTGGGTTTTCTACGCTTTAACAGCCATCCGGCAATCGTGTTTATGGGGGACACGGGCAGCCAGTTTATCGGTTTCATGGCTGCGTTTTTGTGTATTTACCTGGTCGAGAATGTCTATATCACCCTCAATCCGGCGCTACCTCTGCTGCTGTTGGGGCTACCGGTCCTGGATACTTTGATGGTGATGAGTCAACGCATTTATCACGGTAAATCTCCATTCTCGCCGGACAAACGGCATATTCATCATCGCTTATTGGCCCATGGATTTAGCCACGCCGAGGCCGTATCCTGTATTTATGCGCTGCAGTCGATTTTTTTATTGGCCGCGTTTCTGTTGCGCTATCAAAGCGATTTGGCGGTAGTTGGTATCTATGGGCTGATTTGCGCCGCTATCTTGTCGCTTTTTTACTGGGCCCAACAAACCGGTTGGCGGCTACGGGCGGAACTTAATCCGCGCGATCGGCGCAGAGGCGTGTTAAGGCGTATCGGCGGATTGTATTGGGGGTGCCGCTTATATATCGAATTCGCGCTGTTGCTATATTTATGGGTAATGATTTTTGCGATGTTCGAGTCGTTCACATTATTTTCCAAGCCTGAACCCTTTTTTTTAATGAGCTTGTTCTTGTCGGCTTTACTGGTTTTGTTGTTTAAAAGTCCTTTTTTAAATTCGCTGATTAAGTTGTGTGTGTATATCACGGCTACTTTTTCCGGTTTTATTTTAACTCCTGAAAATTTGAATTTTAACTATATTGAAATTGGAGTTAATGGTTATTTGATTGCGTTAATGCTGGTGATTTTTGTCGGGATTAGAGTGACGAGAAGGAATGTCTTTTCTTTCTCTACTCAGGATCTTTTGATTTCATTGTTTGCAGTGGCAGCGGTATTGCTATCCGATACTCCGTTTCCGGTGAATTTTTTATTTAAATTGCTGTGTTTGGCTTATGCGGTTGAATATTTATTTAATTTTCCTCTTAGGGCGTACAGGTTACTCAAACTGTCCGCGTTGGTTTCCGGCATCATGGTTTTTGCGGTTCTGCTGAATGGTTACGACCTCAAATCGGATTCTTTCAAACTCAGTGGAAATTTGCCTTATTCTGCTTTTTTTGCCGATTTGCTTTAATTTAGCCTGCCGGATTTATTTGCGCGTGATCCCAAGGTCCGGCGTATAAACGATAAAAGTACTCCGCCAACCAGCTTTTACATGGCTAGGACTTACCGGATAGACATGGGCTAAAATCTTGTCTGCATTAACTCTTTAACCCTACGGAAGCTTTTATATGAGCGATTCATTTATCTCCACCAAACCCATTCCCGTCCGCGAGCGCTTGATCATGGCATTGGATCTGCCCACTATTACCGAAGCCCAGGCTTTAGTCGAGGAGCTGGGAGATGCGGTGATTTTTTACAAGGTCGGCATGGAGTTGTTCATGTCCGGAGATTATTTCGGTTTTATCGAATGGCTGAAGGCGCGCAATAAAAAAGTATTTGTCGATCTGAAATTTTTCGATATTCCGGCCACCGTGGGCCGCGCGATCAAGGCGTTGAGCAATAAAGGCGTGGATCTTGCCACCATTCACGGCAATGACTCCATCATGGAAGCCGCCGCTCAGGCCAAGGGGGATTTGAAAGTGCTGGCGGTTACCGCATTAACCAGTCTGGATCGCGGTGATTTGGACGACCTGGGATTTCAATGCGATGTCAAACAGTTGGTATTGTCTCGGGCCAAACGGGCACTGCAAATCGGCTGCGACGGTATCGTGTCGTCAGGCCTGGAAGTATCGATGATACGCGAGGAGTTGGGACAGAAACTATTGGTCATCACGCCCGGCATTCGTCCCGTGGACAATCGCGAGGATGACGATCAAAAACGCGCGGTCAGCGTGGAGCAGGCGATTCAAAACGGAGCGGACTATATCGTGGTGGGCCGGCCGATTCGTGACGCCGCTGATCGCAAAGCCATGGCTGAAAAAATCCAGGCGCAAATTGCGGCGCAGTTTATTTAAGAATTGGTATCCGGGCATTTTCCGGTGCCGATTGCTCAATCGTCACCGAGGCGGCTGGCTTGATTGTTATGGATTTAACAGGGTGATGTTGCCCATTATCGTCGTATCTGTTAATCAAGCCGGACGTTCCAAATCTGGATTCTATGTATACTTGATCAGCCAAATCCGACCGGGCAGACACCCATTCACTGAGATATGAAGGCAGTTTGATTATTTGAATTGAGTTGTCCGCAGGCGGCTAATACGTCATCACCTTTAGCGCCCCTGATTAAAGTTGGAATTTTGAAAGCATCCAAAACTTCTTTAAACTTTTCAACTTTATCCAAATCAGGTGATATGTATCGTGAACCTGGGAATGGGTTAAAAGGGATTAAGTTGATATAAGCACTTTTGCCAGCCAGCATCATTCCCAATTGTTTGGCGTCCTCTGAAGAATCATTAAAATTCGCTATCAGAATGTATTCATAAGTCACGAATTGCTTCTTTTGCAAAGGGATGTTGTCAATATAAGTCAACACCTCGTCTAGCGGATATTTTTTATTAATGGGGATCAGTTCATTTCGCTTTTCTTCAAAGGGCGAATGCAGCGATAACGCAAGGTTTACCCCAGGAATTTCCTGGCTCCATCTTTTCAGCCCAGGAATATAGCCAGCCGTTGAAATAGTAATTTTCTGAACGCCAATTGAAGTGCCGTGTTGCGATAAAAAAATTTCACAGGCTTTTTTAACGGCATCAAAATTATGCAAAGGTTCGCCTTGCCCCATAAAAACAATATTTAAAATCCGCTCTTCTCCAGGTCTGTTGCTTGCCAGCCAACGCCAAGCCTTTAGGAACTGTCCAACGATCTCGCTGGTTGCCAAATTTCTTTTTAGCCCTTGTTCCCCGGTAAAGCAGAAAGAACAATTCATGGCGCAGCCCACCTGCGATGAAAGGCAAATCGAATATTTGTTATTAAACGGAATAAGCACCGTTTCAACTTTATGGCTATCTTTAAGCTTAAACAGAAATTTTACTGCTCGATCTTTTTTTGACTCATAAACCGTATCGATTTCAGGCAGAGAAAAGTCATAATTTTGTTCAAAGAAAGCCAATGAGTGTTTGGAAATTTTGCCATGGCACGGAATGGTTTCTTTTTTCTTGTAATACCAGTTAAAAAGCGTTGTTGCTACTGAGTTATTCAAATTATTTTCACTGACAATCAACTCCAAGTCAGCGTAACTTTGATCATAAAAAGACTGTTTCAAGAAAATTTCCCTGGCGTTATCAATATTTTGCCGATGCCGATTAAATTCAAAACTAGAGGCATAATGCTGAACACTACCCAATCTCATGTGAATTTAGCTGTGTTGATGTCGAGTAACATAATCTAGCAAATACCTCCAACTCAGGGCAAACTACTCAGCAGGCGAAGCATGATGCTGCTCGTGTTCAGGTAATGCGGCACTGCCATGCTCCTTAATTTGCGCGTCGAACCAGTTATGTAGAGCATTGAGCAGATGAGGATATTCGGTTGAGAAATGGATTTGTCCGCCATTGGGCAATGCTTGGTAGTCGTAGCGGATGTCATCGGCTTTTGCCGACTTCATCTGAGCTAGGCCGGGCATATCCGAACCGTGAAAGCGTTCAGTTGATGAAAAGTCGCCTTTTTTATATTCTGCGGCAGTTTGTCGTAAGTATTGTTGGATGAGTTTTATTTGCTGTGTGTTGTCGGCAGATTTGGCAACGATATGCATGACGCCGCCATGCACGGTTTTGGAAAACGATTCGAGTGCCTGTTGGGCATCGTAGGGAACCCGCGACGAACTGGCAGGCGTATTTTCAGCCGGTTTTGTAGCGACGGTTTCCTTCGCCTCAGCGAACCCCATCAAAAGAGAAAGCGCAATTAATAGCAACGTTTTCATGTTCTACCCCCTGTTTTGGTAAAAAGACATAGCTTATGTCGAGACTCATCGGACAGGCAAGTGCGAATAACCCCTGTGATGACAATTACCCTCGATTTCGACATACTGGCTCCAAACTTAGTGAACTCCAACCATATAACCCCGATTAAAGCACGATCATGACCAGAACCAGCTACCAACAGCCATCTCCACAAACGCAAGAAGAGGCGTTAAAAATCGCCAAATGCATTCAACGCCCCGCTCAGACCAAAGAGCAAACCAAGCTGATTGCCCAAGGTATCCAGCAAGGTATAGATCTTTATAAAAGACAGCAAAAAGAAAAAGCCAGAGAGCTGAACAAGCAACGCAAGAAACAGGCCAGACAGAACGTCACGCAGACCGAGCAGGATGACTCGGAAATTCCTGAAATCATTGTTTATCAACAACACTGGTTACCGTGGACATTACTGATGCTAACTTGGCTAGGTATCGGTATCTATTTTGGCACTGGGCATTCGCTCTAGTCTGATCCGCTGTAGAATTTTCATCAAACCGCACGAAATGAATACACTTGCCAAACTTCACGCCGACATCGACCAACGAGTAGATTGTATTCGCGCTGAATACCCTGATTGGCTTTGCCGCAGTGGCTGCGAAGGCTGTTGCCATCGGCTGGCCGAAATTCCGCAGTTAACGGCAGCGGAATGGGACTTGTTGCGAGAAGGACTGTCGCAATTACCCGAAGCATCGCAACATAGCATTCGCCAAAACGTCATAGCACTGACTGAGCAGCAATCACGCCCTATCGTCTGCCCGATGCTGAATCAAGAATCCGGGACTTGCCGCGTGTATCTGTACCGGCCCACTGCTTGCCGCACTTACGGATTTTATGTGCAACGCGATAAAGGGCTTTACTGCAACGACATTGAAGCCCAAGTAGCCAGTAGTGCGCTGGATAACGTGGTATGGGGCAACCAGGATGCGATTGATCAACGATTGAAAAGCACGGGAGAAACGCGCGAACTTACTGCGTGGTTTTCTGGTTGGAAGATCAGCGTGGGGAATGATAGTCTCTACCCAAATTGCCTCGATACACCTGTTTCCCGATAGGGCCGAGCATCTATGTCCGATTGCTGCTGCGCCGATACATCCTCATCTAGTAAAACCAAACAGGCTTGCCCTGAATGCGGCTCCACCTGCAAAAGTGCCGGCATGCCGACGCTATACCATCAAGTCCGGTTTCCAGAAAATCAGGGGCTCACCACTGGCAGCTATTATTTTTGCCCGGCAAAAACATGCTCGCTTGCTTACTTTTCCAACGCGGGCAACACCGTTTCCAAGCAGCATTTACGCAGCTATCAAGCGATTCAGGACGATACGCTTTGTTACTGCTTTGATATAGCCGTCGAGCAGTATGTATCGGCATTAGAAGGTCGCCGGGCAGAATCGATCAAAGCTTTCGTCATCCAACGCACCCAAGCAGGCGAATGCGCCTGCGAAGTCAGGAACCCGTCAGGCCAGTGCTGTTTAGCAAATTTCAAGCGTTTGGAAAACGAATGAAATGCAGTTGCCGGTTTATTGCTCGGAGCCGGCCATTTCGATATTCGATTTTGACTCAGCCACTGACCTGAATTGGCCGATAGGAAGCACCTGCTCAACTTATTCTGCTAACAACGCTTCGATTGCCGTCTTTGC comes from the Methylomonas sp. LL1 genome and includes:
- a CDS encoding acyltransferase family protein — translated: MKLYKLEALRGFAAIYVVLHHSMPHHLILGGIDIGALFRFGQESVILFFLLSGFVINYAYRSGSDKTFRTYFFKRLARIYIPLILIMVLGYSISCFRSGQLVDPELKVLILNLLMFQDIETLKPNTIINPYMNNSPLWSLSYEWWFYMLFFPIKNLLHTEKSQNIFVFSLAIFASILYTELPNFITRLLMYLSIWWTGVQLANTYLNGSAINFSAIRLPIISLSIICMILAIQIYLFLASGKSVSIGVHPFLELRHVLFASTVVVLAICWHKLHWKYFDALFKPFGIFAPVSYVIYISHYYFVTDANYLSFFNNIYVEKLVYFSLLLLFSYALELRIYPPLQRAFLSRALYKNQ
- a CDS encoding type II toxin-antitoxin system RelE/ParE family toxin, with protein sequence MSSKPVIPRELANRDVENVIDYYLTENAGQAAIGFIDALEDAYMHISRNPTTGSSRYAHELNLPGLRFWPLTHYPHLVFYVEHENHIDVWRVLHGHRDIPRLDDF
- a CDS encoding ribbon-helix-helix domain-containing protein, whose translation is MSTMNISLPDSLKSFVDEQVIQRGYGTSSEYVRELIRKDADRQQLRGLLLDGTASSPATAVDAGYFAALRDRIRQRTDK
- the xrtD gene encoding VPLPA-CTERM-specific exosortase XrtD is translated as MEMGGIWMGSEEYSHGFFIPAISVYLIWVRRHELNFIEDFKSSVLGLVILLLGLLLFLLGGLATIRTIQHYAFIVAVTGIFAAAFGRTGLKIAWVPLLFLIFMVPFPQFILNNLSSKLQLISSWLGVEFIRACDIMVYLEGNVIDLGGYKLQVVEACSGLRYLFPLASLSFLCAYLFKGPFWQKVLIFLSSIPLTIFMNSFRIGVIGLLVNSWGTEMAEGFLHDFEGWAVFLLCMVLLFIEMWLFSRLSGKKTAFSELVQLPEEWFSAAGQSQMGFHLNKSVFAVIGLVVVLGLSGQFLRGGEDIIPQRKAFLNFPLQLGNWNGRQDYIDKKYLDTLKLTDYIVVNYLAPGGQSSVNFYTAYYESQRKGASVHSPRSCIPGDGWQITSFGQRDFPELKIQGTPLRVNRAVIEKGDYKQLVYYWFQQRGRSITNEYLVKWYLFYDAITMQRTDGSLIRLVTSLDKGQDIEVADQRLQSFMKDMVTVLPDYLPGKDIVPVAN
- a CDS encoding glycosyltransferase family 4 protein → MELFLSFTLSTLISVLLMPVLIRSAKYLGMLDEPDERKVHQHAIPRCGGLGISIATLVTISVLAPFDEPFNSLLIGGSIIVFFGLLDDIFNLNYKWKFFGQFIAVIFVLYKGIYLRCLPFAGLDDASLWIAYPLSFIFVVGVTNAVNLSDGLDGLAAGIMLMTLAAIAFFAEHVGGKDLALIALALIGGILGFLRFNSHPAIVFMGDTGSQFIGFMAAFLCIYLVENVYITLNPALPLLLLGLPVLDTLMVMSQRIYHGKSPFSPDKRHIHHRLLAHGFSHAEAVSCIYALQSIFLLAAFLLRYQSDLAVVGIYGLICAAILSLFYWAQQTGWRLRAELNPRDRRRGVLRRIGGLYWGCRLYIEFALLLYLWVMIFAMFESFTLFSKPEPFFLMSLFLSALLVLLFKSPFLNSLIKLCVYITATFSGFILTPENLNFNYIEIGVNGYLIALMLVIFVGIRVTRRNVFSFSTQDLLISLFAVAAVLLSDTPFPVNFLFKLLCLAYAVEYLFNFPLRAYRLLKLSALVSGIMVFAVLLNGYDLKSDSFKLSGNLPYSAFFADLL
- the pyrF gene encoding orotidine-5'-phosphate decarboxylase; amino-acid sequence: MSDSFISTKPIPVRERLIMALDLPTITEAQALVEELGDAVIFYKVGMELFMSGDYFGFIEWLKARNKKVFVDLKFFDIPATVGRAIKALSNKGVDLATIHGNDSIMEAAAQAKGDLKVLAVTALTSLDRGDLDDLGFQCDVKQLVLSRAKRALQIGCDGIVSSGLEVSMIREELGQKLLVITPGIRPVDNREDDDQKRAVSVEQAIQNGADYIVVGRPIRDAADRKAMAEKIQAQIAAQFI
- the rlmN gene encoding 23S rRNA (adenine(2503)-C(2))-methyltransferase RlmN, whose amino-acid sequence is MRLGSVQHYASSFEFNRHRQNIDNAREIFLKQSFYDQSYADLELIVSENNLNNSVATTLFNWYYKKKETIPCHGKISKHSLAFFEQNYDFSLPEIDTVYESKKDRAVKFLFKLKDSHKVETVLIPFNNKYSICLSSQVGCAMNCSFCFTGEQGLKRNLATSEIVGQFLKAWRWLASNRPGEERILNIVFMGQGEPLHNFDAVKKACEIFLSQHGTSIGVQKITISTAGYIPGLKRWSQEIPGVNLALSLHSPFEEKRNELIPINKKYPLDEVLTYIDNIPLQKKQFVTYEYILIANFNDSSEDAKQLGMMLAGKSAYINLIPFNPFPGSRYISPDLDKVEKFKEVLDAFKIPTLIRGAKGDDVLAACGQLNSNNQTAFISQ
- a CDS encoding aspartate carbamoyltransferase encodes the protein MKTLLLIALSLLMGFAEAKETVATKPAENTPASSSRVPYDAQQALESFSKTVHGGVMHIVAKSADNTQQIKLIQQYLRQTAAEYKKGDFSSTERFHGSDMPGLAQMKSAKADDIRYDYQALPNGGQIHFSTEYPHLLNALHNWFDAQIKEHGSAALPEHEQHHASPAE
- a CDS encoding DUF2956 domain-containing protein → MTRTSYQQPSPQTQEEALKIAKCIQRPAQTKEQTKLIAQGIQQGIDLYKRQQKEKARELNKQRKKQARQNVTQTEQDDSEIPEIIVYQQHWLPWTLLMLTWLGIGIYFGTGHSL
- a CDS encoding YkgJ family cysteine cluster protein; its protein translation is MNTLAKLHADIDQRVDCIRAEYPDWLCRSGCEGCCHRLAEIPQLTAAEWDLLREGLSQLPEASQHSIRQNVIALTEQQSRPIVCPMLNQESGTCRVYLYRPTACRTYGFYVQRDKGLYCNDIEAQVASSALDNVVWGNQDAIDQRLKSTGETRELTAWFSGWKISVGNDSLYPNCLDTPVSR
- a CDS encoding putative iron-sulfur cluster-binding metallochaperone, with product MSDCCCADTSSSSKTKQACPECGSTCKSAGMPTLYHQVRFPENQGLTTGSYYFCPAKTCSLAYFSNAGNTVSKQHLRSYQAIQDDTLCYCFDIAVEQYVSALEGRRAESIKAFVIQRTQAGECACEVRNPSGQCCLANFKRLENE